The proteins below come from a single bacterium genomic window:
- a CDS encoding glycosyltransferase family 4 protein, giving the protein MGRGMRVLLITPHYPPEIRSVSVLMSQLAEDLAARGHAATVLAPYPPANMDAATARAVPQEERGGVRVIRVPVLPFVKVARAVRAVTHFTLAASMVWAGLRAGRQEAVIVYSPPLPLALAAEVLARRWRVPLIVNVQDLYPQALIDLGLVRNPIVLAVLRWLEQRAYRHSSALTVHSQGNRRALIGRGIPPAKVLLVPNWVDGAPVAGGPNPYRADLALGDRVVVLFAGVMGYAQDMSVIVEAASLLRDAPTIVFLLAGDGVRRGEAEAAVKARGLVNVRFLPFQPIDRYPLLVAAADCCLVTLQSAVATPVVPSKIAGILAQARPIAAALPAGDARDIVEQSGGGLCVAPGDASALAEAIRRLAGDPVARRAMGEAGRRYAEAHFSRTTATGQYAALLERLGTSRAGMSAEPANSPKS; this is encoded by the coding sequence ATGGGCCGCGGCATGCGCGTGCTGCTGATCACGCCGCACTATCCTCCGGAGATCCGGAGCGTCTCCGTCTTGATGTCGCAGCTCGCTGAAGATCTCGCCGCGCGCGGACACGCGGCCACGGTGCTGGCGCCGTACCCGCCCGCCAATATGGACGCGGCGACCGCCCGCGCCGTGCCTCAGGAAGAGCGCGGCGGCGTGCGCGTGATTCGCGTGCCCGTGCTCCCGTTCGTCAAAGTGGCCCGCGCGGTGCGGGCCGTCACACACTTCACGCTGGCGGCCTCCATGGTGTGGGCCGGCCTGCGGGCCGGCCGCCAGGAGGCGGTGATCGTGTACTCGCCGCCGCTGCCGCTGGCGCTGGCGGCGGAGGTCCTCGCGCGGCGGTGGCGCGTCCCGCTCATCGTGAACGTGCAGGATCTCTATCCACAGGCGCTCATCGACCTCGGGCTCGTCCGGAATCCGATCGTACTGGCGGTTCTCCGGTGGCTGGAGCAGCGCGCGTACCGGCACTCCTCGGCCCTGACGGTGCACTCCCAAGGCAACCGGCGGGCGCTGATCGGCCGCGGGATTCCTCCGGCCAAGGTCCTGCTCGTACCGAACTGGGTCGACGGGGCGCCGGTGGCCGGGGGGCCGAACCCGTACCGCGCCGATCTCGCGCTGGGTGACCGGGTCGTGGTCCTCTTCGCCGGCGTCATGGGATACGCGCAGGACATGTCGGTGATCGTGGAGGCCGCCTCCCTCCTGCGGGACGCTCCCACCATCGTCTTCTTGCTGGCCGGCGACGGCGTCCGCCGCGGCGAGGCCGAGGCCGCGGTGAAGGCGCGCGGTCTCGTCAACGTGCGCTTCCTGCCGTTCCAGCCGATCGACCGTTATCCGTTGTTGGTGGCCGCCGCCGACTGCTGCCTCGTCACACTTCAGTCGGCGGTCGCGACGCCGGTCGTGCCCTCTAAGATCGCCGGCATCCTGGCCCAGGCCAGGCCGATTGCGGCCGCCCTGCCGGCCGGCGACGCCCGCGACATCGTCGAACAGTCCGGCGGCGGTCTCTGCGTCGCGCCGGGAGACGCGTCTGCGCTGGCGGAGGCGATCCGGCGCCTGGCGGGAGATCCGGTCGCCCGGCGCGCGATGGGCGAGGCGGGGCGGCGGTACGCCGAGGCGCACTTTTCCCGGACCACCGCGACCGGGCAGTATGCCGCGCTGCTCGAGCGGCTCGGCACGTCCCGGGCAGGAATGTCTGCCGAACCGGCCAACTCTCCTAAGTCATGA
- a CDS encoding sugar transferase: MTPVDLAGRGAGTRVAETPAGPPDDAPVVTRGYRLKWPLEAALALIGLLLLLPVCVVVALAIWLDDRGPIVIHQTRVGRGGVPFGVIKFRTMHPVVHLDVHRQATGIDNRITRVGRILRATALDEIPQLLNVLRGEMSFVGPRALLPQEIEVDPRSRYHRIEDVPNYHVRVSVTPGLTGLAQVFAPRDISRQKKFKYDALYVRRMSLWLDLRLIVLSIAISLTGRWPRRGRHAWQRKNG, from the coding sequence GTGACGCCGGTCGACCTGGCCGGGAGAGGCGCGGGCACGCGGGTCGCCGAGACGCCGGCCGGTCCGCCCGACGACGCGCCGGTTGTGACGCGGGGATACCGACTCAAGTGGCCGCTCGAGGCCGCGCTCGCGCTCATCGGGCTGCTCCTGCTGCTGCCGGTCTGCGTCGTCGTCGCGCTGGCGATCTGGCTCGACGATCGCGGCCCGATCGTCATTCACCAGACTCGGGTCGGGCGCGGCGGCGTGCCATTCGGCGTGATCAAGTTCCGCACGATGCATCCCGTCGTCCACCTGGACGTCCACCGGCAGGCGACCGGGATCGACAACCGCATCACGCGGGTCGGCCGCATCCTCCGGGCCACGGCGCTTGATGAAATCCCCCAGCTGCTTAATGTGCTACGCGGGGAGATGAGCTTCGTGGGACCGCGCGCGCTGCTCCCGCAGGAGATCGAAGTCGATCCGCGCTCACGATATCACCGCATCGAGGACGTGCCCAATTACCACGTCCGCGTCTCGGTGACCCCGGGGTTGACCGGGCTCGCGCAGGTCTTTGCGCCGCGGGACATCAGCCGTCAGAAAAAGTTCAAGTACGACGCGCTGTACGTGCGGCGCATGAGCCTATGGCTCGACCTGCGGCTGATCGTGCTGTCGATCGCGATCAGCCTCACGGGCCGCTGGCCGCGGCGGGGGAGGCACGCATGGCAGCGGAAGAACGGTTGA
- a CDS encoding HEPN domain-containing protein, whose product MAERSRDWFEQAKRDLESARWQAQGGFHEWSCFICQQAAETAIKALYHKFGGEAWGHSVAQLLEGLKDRQSVPDDLTACGRLLDRFYIPARYPNGWDTGSPKDYFTSEDADRALGCAEVILRFCQGLLAGPG is encoded by the coding sequence GTGGCGGAGCGAAGCCGGGACTGGTTTGAGCAAGCCAAGCGGGACCTGGAAAGCGCCCGCTGGCAGGCCCAGGGCGGGTTTCACGAATGGAGTTGCTTCATCTGCCAACAGGCCGCCGAGACGGCGATCAAGGCCCTCTACCACAAGTTCGGGGGTGAGGCCTGGGGTCACTCGGTGGCGCAGCTTCTCGAAGGGCTCAAAGACCGGCAATCGGTTCCCGATGACCTGACTGCCTGCGGCCGGTTGCTGGATCGATTCTACATCCCGGCGCGCTACCCGAACGGCTGGGATACCGGCAGTCCAAAGGACTACTTCACGTCGGAGGACGCGGACCGTGCCCTCGGTTGTGCGGAAGTTATCCTACGGTTCTGTCAAGGTCTTCTGGCTGGACCGGGCTGA
- a CDS encoding nucleotidyltransferase domain-containing protein, giving the protein MRKLSYGSVKVFWLDRAEALRRLEDAAKALLAARPDVVAVYVFGSLPEGRAVPGSDADVLLLLRETSQRFIDRPLEFAPFFAQLGLPVDVFCYTADEAARNPFARRARERGIVLAQRASAPLSPPEA; this is encoded by the coding sequence GTGCGGAAGTTATCCTACGGTTCTGTCAAGGTCTTCTGGCTGGACCGGGCTGAAGCGCTCCGGCGGCTTGAGGACGCCGCCAAAGCTCTGCTCGCCGCCCGTCCGGACGTCGTGGCCGTTTATGTGTTCGGGTCATTGCCAGAAGGGCGTGCAGTGCCGGGGAGCGACGCCGACGTGCTCTTGCTCCTGCGGGAAACCTCCCAGCGTTTCATCGACAGGCCACTCGAGTTCGCGCCATTCTTCGCCCAGTTGGGATTGCCGGTGGACGTATTCTGCTACACGGCCGATGAGGCGGCACGGAATCCTTTCGCTCGTCGGGCACGGGAGCGGGGGATCGTTTTGGCGCAGCGAGCGTCCGCCCCGTTGTCGCCACCCGAAGCATGA
- a CDS encoding glycosyltransferase family 2 protein has product MAPRTGPVPLGVVILTRNEEDNLPHALASVLGWAAEVWVVDSHSTDRTADLAREAGARVVAHEFTGYAAQRTWALRSLPLASEWTLFLDADEAVTPELRTELGGVLASPPAGVAGFQVKRRFVFLGRWLRHGGYYPVWLLRIVRHRLARWEERGVDEHLIVEGPTARLRSDLLHEDRRPLRRWIERHTRYAEIIAGDLVRQTRGELPARWRSPNQAERTRWWYERVYRRMPVGLRALVYFLYRYVVRGGFLDGPEGFIYHSLQAFWYRLLIDALVLEARLGGRPGS; this is encoded by the coding sequence ATGGCCCCGCGCACCGGCCCCGTCCCACTCGGCGTCGTCATCCTGACCCGAAACGAGGAAGACAACCTGCCGCACGCGCTGGCGAGCGTTCTGGGATGGGCGGCGGAGGTTTGGGTGGTGGACTCCCACAGTACCGACCGCACGGCCGACCTGGCGCGCGAGGCGGGCGCCCGGGTGGTCGCCCACGAGTTCACCGGCTACGCCGCGCAGCGCACGTGGGCTCTTCGGTCGCTGCCCCTCGCATCGGAATGGACCCTCTTTCTCGACGCCGACGAGGCCGTGACGCCCGAGCTTCGGACGGAACTCGGCGGCGTGCTCGCCTCACCCCCCGCGGGGGTGGCGGGGTTCCAGGTCAAGCGCCGGTTCGTCTTTCTCGGCCGCTGGCTGCGCCACGGCGGGTACTATCCGGTCTGGCTGCTGCGGATTGTCCGGCATCGTCTCGCCCGCTGGGAAGAGCGGGGCGTGGACGAGCACCTCATCGTCGAGGGGCCCACGGCGCGCCTGCGGAGCGACCTGCTGCACGAGGATCGGCGGCCCCTCCGGCGGTGGATCGAGCGCCATACCCGCTATGCGGAGATCATCGCGGGCGACCTGGTGCGCCAGACCCGGGGTGAATTGCCCGCGCGGTGGCGCAGCCCGAATCAGGCGGAACGCACGCGCTGGTGGTACGAGCGCGTGTACCGGCGGATGCCGGTCGGCCTTAGAGCCCTGGTGTACTTTCTCTACCGGTATGTCGTGCGGGGCGGGTTCCTTGACGGTCCCGAGGGGTTCATCTACCATTCCCTGCAGGCCTTTTGGTACCGGCTGCTCATCGATGCCCTGGTGCTGGAAGCGCGCCTCGGAGGCCGTCCCGGATCATGA